A section of the Bryobacteraceae bacterium genome encodes:
- a CDS encoding multidrug ABC transporter, giving the protein MTAALARLMESQGRAIFLIVLSLAVAGAVLLFRLPVAIFPQTDFPRIVVLVDNGITPVEVQMQTVTRPLEEAIRIVPGITMLRSVTARGSTEISVFFGWDVDIRDAQHLVQGRIAQITPSLPPGCRFYVNRLTFSVFPMLGISLTSPTRTQAELWDLAYYRIVPRLYRVPGVAETRIVGGRRPEFHVLVDPKRLNAYNLPLARVVEAIRAANMIESAGMIQENYHLYLTAVNGMFVSPEQIANLVVDMAGGTPIRVKDLAEVTRGQEVVYNIVTADGRPAVLVNVLQQPAGNTLAIADAVNEELRQMRATLPPDVRIATFYDHSVLVRDSIGGVEESILIGLGLSVLVLVGFLKDWRTTLIAAVVIPIAVLISVVCLRLLGMSLNLMTLGGMAACIGIVIDDAIVMVENIMVHLGMGQSAAEAARSAVLELTPALTASTLTPIVVFLPLVFLGGITAMFLRALAATMATALAASLVLAVLFTPMMASRLLRGVQRQAAPLDEAEQAGEGRLMHWLTARYERALAWALDHTGLVLASAALVLAGSALLYWQLGSGFLPDMDEGAFVLDYRMPPGTSLEETDRVLRHVEQLLRSTPEVESYSRRTGARLALAIAEPNTGDFLVRLKRERRRGLEEITSDLRTRILASEPALEVAFPHILEDLVGDLAWSPQPIEIKLYGDDPGAYREAAERVAAWLPSVRGVVDVINQTIPIGPSLNIRVDPEKAARAGFRVPDVAALEAAMLDGSLATQMIRGERLIGIRVRYPQQYRRTKADLESLLLTSPSGQTVPLASIAQVEAEPATYEIRRENLRTLAAVTARLEGRDLGSAMAEIQRRLPKEVKLAPGIEVDYGGLYQLQKESFFGLTVVLLASVLLIFIILVAEFQSYSHPTAILAATLLCTSGSLLALFFTGETLNISSFMGVIMVVGIVHKNGILMLDSEQEFSRRGFGLRDAIFHAGRRRLRPILMTALATVFGMLPLALGVGSGAKMLQPLAIAVIGGVVVSMLLSLLVTPVLYGALRRRFE; this is encoded by the coding sequence GTGACGGCAGCGCTGGCGCGGCTGATGGAGTCGCAGGGACGCGCCATTTTCCTCATCGTGCTCAGCCTGGCGGTGGCTGGCGCGGTCCTGCTGTTCCGCCTGCCAGTGGCGATCTTTCCCCAGACGGACTTTCCGCGCATCGTCGTGCTGGTGGACAACGGCATCACGCCGGTGGAAGTGCAGATGCAGACGGTGACGCGGCCGCTCGAAGAGGCCATTCGCATCGTGCCCGGCATCACGATGCTGCGCTCGGTGACGGCGCGGGGCTCGACCGAAATCAGCGTTTTTTTCGGCTGGGACGTCGACATCCGCGACGCGCAGCATCTGGTGCAGGGGCGCATCGCGCAGATCACGCCATCGCTGCCGCCGGGGTGCCGGTTCTATGTGAACCGGCTCACGTTCTCCGTGTTCCCGATGCTCGGCATCAGCCTCACATCGCCCACGCGCACCCAGGCCGAGTTGTGGGATCTGGCCTACTACCGCATCGTGCCGCGGCTGTACCGCGTGCCGGGGGTCGCTGAAACGCGCATTGTCGGTGGGCGGCGGCCGGAGTTCCACGTGCTGGTGGACCCGAAGCGGCTGAACGCCTACAACCTACCGCTGGCGCGCGTGGTGGAGGCGATCCGCGCGGCCAACATGATCGAAAGCGCGGGCATGATCCAGGAGAACTACCACCTGTATCTGACCGCCGTGAACGGGATGTTCGTCTCGCCCGAACAGATCGCCAATCTCGTGGTCGACATGGCCGGCGGCACGCCGATCCGGGTGAAGGACCTGGCGGAGGTGACTCGCGGGCAGGAGGTCGTCTACAACATCGTCACCGCCGACGGGCGGCCGGCGGTGCTGGTCAATGTGCTCCAGCAGCCCGCCGGCAACACGCTGGCCATTGCCGACGCGGTGAATGAAGAGCTGCGGCAGATGCGCGCGACGCTGCCGCCCGATGTGCGGATCGCCACTTTTTATGATCACTCGGTGCTCGTGCGGGACTCGATCGGGGGCGTTGAGGAGAGCATTCTGATTGGCCTCGGGCTGTCGGTGCTCGTGCTGGTGGGGTTCCTGAAGGACTGGCGGACGACGCTGATTGCGGCGGTGGTGATTCCGATCGCGGTGCTGATTTCGGTGGTCTGTCTGCGGCTGCTCGGAATGAGCCTGAACCTGATGACGCTGGGCGGAATGGCCGCCTGCATCGGCATCGTGATCGACGATGCCATCGTGATGGTGGAAAACATCATGGTGCATCTCGGCATGGGCCAGAGCGCGGCCGAGGCGGCGCGCAGCGCCGTGCTTGAGCTGACACCGGCGCTGACGGCCTCGACGCTGACGCCGATCGTCGTTTTCCTGCCGCTCGTTTTTCTCGGCGGCATCACGGCCATGTTCCTGCGGGCGCTGGCGGCGACGATGGCAACGGCCCTGGCCGCGTCGCTGGTGCTGGCGGTGCTGTTCACGCCGATGATGGCCAGCCGCCTGCTGCGGGGCGTGCAGCGGCAGGCGGCCCCGCTCGACGAGGCCGAGCAGGCGGGCGAGGGGCGCCTGATGCACTGGCTGACTGCGCGTTACGAGCGGGCGCTGGCCTGGGCGCTCGACCATACGGGCCTGGTGTTGGCCTCCGCCGCGCTGGTTCTGGCCGGCTCGGCGCTGCTGTACTGGCAGCTCGGCAGCGGCTTCCTTCCAGACATGGACGAGGGCGCCTTCGTGCTCGACTACCGGATGCCGCCGGGCACGTCGCTCGAAGAAACCGACCGCGTGCTGAGGCACGTCGAGCAGTTGCTGCGCTCGACGCCGGAGGTGGAGAGCTATTCGCGGCGGACCGGGGCAAGGCTCGCCCTGGCCATCGCGGAGCCGAACACGGGGGACTTCCTCGTGCGGCTCAAGCGCGAGCGCCGGCGCGGTCTCGAAGAGATCACCAGCGATCTGCGCACCCGGATCCTCGCCAGCGAGCCGGCGCTCGAAGTCGCGTTTCCGCACATCCTGGAAGACCTGGTGGGCGACCTCGCCTGGTCGCCGCAGCCGATCGAAATCAAGCTTTACGGCGACGATCCGGGGGCCTACCGCGAGGCTGCCGAGCGCGTGGCCGCGTGGCTGCCTTCGGTGCGCGGCGTGGTGGACGTGATCAACCAGACGATCCCGATCGGGCCGAGCCTGAACATCCGTGTCGATCCCGAGAAGGCGGCCCGCGCGGGCTTTCGCGTGCCGGACGTGGCGGCGCTGGAGGCGGCGATGCTGGACGGCTCGCTGGCGACGCAGATGATCCGCGGCGAACGGCTCATCGGCATCCGCGTCCGCTACCCGCAACAGTACCGCCGCACGAAGGCCGATCTGGAATCGCTGCTGCTCACCTCGCCGTCGGGCCAGACGGTGCCGCTGGCAAGCATCGCGCAGGTGGAGGCCGAACCGGCGACCTACGAGATCCGGCGCGAAAACCTCCGCACGCTGGCGGCGGTGACGGCGCGGCTGGAAGGCCGGGACCTCGGCTCGGCGATGGCCGAGATCCAGCGGCGGCTGCCGAAGGAGGTGAAGCTGGCGCCGGGCATCGAGGTGGATTACGGCGGGCTGTATCAGCTTCAGAAGGAATCGTTTTTCGGATTGACAGTGGTCTTGCTTGCGTCGGTTCTGCTGATTTTCATCATTCTCGTGGCAGAATTCCAGTCTTATTCCCATCCAACGGCGATTCTGGCAGCGACGCTGCTGTGCACGTCCGGCTCGCTGCTGGCGCTGTTTTTCACCGGAGAAACACTGAACATTTCTTCGTTCATGGGCGTGATCATGGTGGTGGGCATCGTTCACAAGAACGGCATTCTGATGCTTGATTCGGAGCAGGAATTCAGCCGCCGCGGGTTCGGGCTGCGGGACGCCATTTTCCACGCGGGGCGGCGCCGCCTGCGGCCGATCCTGATGACGGCGCTGGCGACGGTGTTCGGCATGCTTCCGCTGGCGCTGGGCGTGGGCTCCGGGGCGAAGATGCTCCAGCCGCTGGCGATCGCCGTTATCGGCGGCGTGGTTGTCTCGATGCTGCTTTCGCTGCTGGTGACGCCGGTGCTGTACGGCGCGCTGCGGCGCCGCTTCGAGTAG